Proteins from a genomic interval of Phlebotomus papatasi isolate M1 chromosome 3, Ppap_2.1, whole genome shotgun sequence:
- the LOC129807081 gene encoding probable isoaspartyl peptidase/L-asparaginase CG7860, with the protein MKLLLAFLCLIASSLCQELEPIVLVHGGAGFTSDERDPEKFAGTKLAARMGFKALMETGSVLDAVEQAVRSMELNGGFNAGYGAVLTMNWTVEMDASIMDGRDLSAGCVSGVQDILHPISLARLVKDRTPHTFLSGEGLLDFARKQNVHILYPPGQMASERAKASLQNWLDSQAANPGNTEIFGEPGTVGAVAMDAFGNLAAATSTGGITGKYSGRVGDTPLLGSGTYADNRYGAVSTTGHGESIMKINLAKDIINRIAYLEMDVQNASMYSVEEMTELLDNTAGVIALDSQGNPGIYTSSGKMSWAYQRGDTIHYGIRPEDHFTEEA; encoded by the exons ATGAAACTTTTACTCGCTTTTCTGTGTCTCATCGCATCTTCCTTGTGCCAA GAACTTGAACCAATAGTTCTTGTTCATGGCGGAGCAGGTTTTACTTCAGATGAGCGAGACCCAGAGAAATTTGCAGGGACTAAATTAGCTGCCCGAATGGGCTTTAAAGCCCTAATGGAGACGGGATCGGTATTGGATGCCGTAGAACAAGCTGTAAGGAGTATGGAATTGAATGGAGGCTTTAATGCCGGCTACGGAGCTGTACTCACAATGAACTGGACAGTGGAGATGGATGCCAGTATCATGGATGGAAGAGATTTGTCTGCTGGATGTGTATCAGGTGTTCAGGATATTCTACACCCAATATCCTTAGCTAGATTGGTTAAAGACCGAACTCCACACACTTTCCTCTCGGGTGAGGGCCTCTTGGACTTTGCAAGGAAACAAAATGTCCACATTCTCTATCCACCTGGACAGATGGCCTCTGAGAGAGCAAAGGCATCGCTGCAAAATTGGCTGGATAGTCAAGCAGCAAATCCAGGTAATACAGAAATTTTTGGCGAACCAGGAACTGTCGGAGCAGTAGCAATGGATGCTTTTGGAAATCTAGCAGCTGCTACATCAACAGGGGGTATCACAGGCAAATATTCTGGACGTGTAGGAGATACTCCCCTCTTGGGCAGTGGAACATATGCAGATAACCGATATGGAGCCGTTTCAACAACAGGACATGGAGAAAGTATCATGAAAATTAATCTAGCCAAGGATATCATTAACCGAATTGCCTATTTAGAAATGGATGTTCAGAATGCCTCAATGTATTCTGTTGAAGAGATGACAGAACTACTAGACAATACAGCTGGAGTGATTGCTTTAGATTCTCAAGGGAATCCCGGAATTTATACATCTTCTGGAAAAATGTCTTGGGCTTATCAAAGAGGGGATACAATTCACTACGGCATTCGTCCTGAAGATCATTTTACCGAGGAagcataa
- the LOC129807088 gene encoding probable isoaspartyl peptidase/L-asparaginase GA20639, translated as MEPIVLVHGGAGDIPDSRDQGKHNGARAAARIGYRVLRETGSVLDAVEEAVKSMELDENFNAGYGSVLTLNETVEMEASIMRGSDIKAGCVTLLKDIRHPISLARMVMEKTPHNFLGGEGAMEFAAKQGVEILSPSGQLVTEIARKALDTFKKQRNQGIFQPGKTEIGQEAPTPGEVGTVGAVAIDREGRISVATSTGGITGKYVGRIGDTPVLGSGTYADDRFGGVSTTGHGESIMKFVLAKDIINRIAFQGANAQKATEESVKEMTKVTGGTAGAITIDKDEM; from the coding sequence ATGGAGCCAATTGTTCTCGTACACGGTGGTGCCGGGGACATTCCAGATTCTCGTGATCAGGGAAAGCATAATGGAGCCCGAGCAGCTGCAAGAATTGGATACAGAGTCCTAAGGGAAACAGGTTCTGTCCTGGATGCTGTGGAAGAGGCCGTAAAATCCATGGAATTGgatgaaaatttcaatgcaGGCTACGGATCAGTTCTCACGCTCAATGAAACCGTAGAAATGGAAGCTAGTATTATGAGAGGATCTGACATCAAAGCAGGATGTGTAACTCTCCTGAAAGACATCAGGCATCCAATAAGTCTGGCCCGAATGGTCATGGAGAAGACTCCGCATAATTTTCTGGGGGGCGAAGGAGCTATGGAATTTGCTGCTAAGCAGGGAGTTGAAATTCTTTCACCATCTGGACAATTGGTGACAGAAATTGCAAGAAAAGCCCTGGACACTTTCAAGAAGCAGCGCAATCAGGGAATTTTTCAGCCAGGAAAAACAGAGATTGGCCAAGAAGCCCCTACTCCTGGGGAGGTTGGAACTGTTGGAGCCGTAGCCATTGACAGAGAAGGAAGAATTTCTGTAGCAACTTCCACAGGAGGCATCACAGGAAAGTACGTTGGAAGAATTGGAGATACCCCAGTCTTGGGCAGTGGCACCTATGCTGATGACCGTTTTGGCGGAGTATCAACCACTGGTCATGGAGAAAGTATCATGAAATTTGTCCTAGCCAAGGATATCATCAACAGAATTGCCTTTCAAGGAGCCAATGCCCAGAAAGCCACCGAAGAATCCGTGAAAGAAATGACAAAGGTAACAGGAGGAACTGCTGGAGCCATTACAATTGACAAAGATGAAATGTAG
- the LOC129807093 gene encoding SREBP regulating gene protein has protein sequence MWYMALLRFIRRRLVLAIIFLLSLLYFVVNLFGFSGTLSIDSDAEFEVKREHPLIWRTLQEQQNTSYNDPSVKCRNSVQGRFLIVDDRGFVCSRFDLLPTGCCNLETPSTTHYSCDTCTESGCCSIYEYCVSCCLHPDKKELLERVMEKATGRQKAVFASVQDNFELCLAKCRTDSHSVQHENKYRDPKAKHCYGETTAHESQRDISGNNVL, from the exons ATGTGGTATATGGCCTTATTACGGTTCATCCGTCGCAGACTGGTTCTGGCCATTATATTCCTCCTGTCCCTCCTCTATTTTGTCGTAAATCTCTTTGGTTTT TCCGGAACGCTGTCCATTGATTCTGATGCTGAATTTGAGGTTAAGAGGGAGCACCCATTGATCTGGAGAACCCTCCAGGAGCAACAGAATACCAGCTACAACGATCCGAGTGTGAAGTGCAGGAATTCTGTTCAGGGGAGATTTCTCATTGTGGACGATAGAGGATTTGTTTGCTCGAGATTTGATCTCCTGCCCACGGGATGCTGCAATTTAGAGACTCCATCGACTACGCATTATAGCTGTGACACTTGCACAGAGAGTGGTTGCTGCTCAATCTACGAATACTGCGTGTCTTGCTGCCTCCATCCGGATAAG AAGGAGCTGCTGGAGCGTGTGATGGAAAAGGCCACGGGGCGTCAGAAGGCCGTCTTTGCTTCTGTCCAGGACAACTTCGAGCTGTGCTTGGCCAAGTGTCGAACAGATTCCCATTCAGTGCAGCACGAGAATAAGTATCGTGATCCAAAGGCCAAGCACTGCTACGGGGAGACGACAGCTCATGAATCTCAACGAGATATCAGTGGAAATAATGTGCTTTAG